aaatggaggggggtggatagaggtatgggaggatttgagttttctttgtttgcctttatttcttttctggagtaatgaaaatgttctaaaaattgaaagaagaattattgggtgatggatgcacagctatatgctGGTACTGTGTGCAAtggattgtgcactttggatctttgggtgattgtatgttacgtgaacaatctcaataaaattttaaaaaatgtaaatccaTCAAAAAAAGTAACTGTTTGCATTATGAATACCTGTGTTAGTGAGGGGTTTGCTCTTTCCTCCTGTCCTACTCCAGTCTTTTTGATCAGCAATTTGTAGAGGATCATGGAAAGTACTGACGAGTGACTGCAAAATTTTTCACTAGGTTAGGCATGGCAAATGGCCACATTGATGTATTTCCATATGAGAAACATGATGCAAAGGGAGCAAAATGTTCTTGAGTGCCAAATAAAGACTCTGTTAGCAAATGAACTGTCTACCTTTAAAGTCTTACTATATCGTCTCATACATGGCATCCATCATTTGAACATTAGGCAAAGATGGTAATATCTGGAAGAGAATGTACAATTGGATAGATCAAAATATGCTGCCATTAGTAAACTGAATcagttataaaatatttccatgttcTTTCAAACTTgtattgtgttttaaaatattggaactAGATTTGCCTGTGTTTGAATTTCAGCTCTAGCACATGTTAACTCTGTGACTGAGGCCAAGCTTAGTAAGATtcgctaagcctcagtttccacaagtataaaatgagaataataaaggCAACCTGATAAAATCATTTTCAGGAATAAAGGAGATACTAGACATTCTAAAAATATTAGCTATAATGattatttccttatatttaacTTAAGGATTTTTCAAAAGTTTGAATAATGGAAAAAAACTGACTAAAAAGTAAACAATATAAACAAGGGGACATTCAAAGAGTAAAGGTGCAAAAACCATTTCACAGTTGTATTCTGCTATGATGTGTCTGTTAAACACACCGACTGCATTTAAAACCTCCTgccaatgtggaatatgactcccggggagaaatctagacccgacatcgtgggatggagaacatcttcttgaccaaaagggggatgtaaaatgaaatgaaataagttccagtggctgagagattccaaaaggaaccaagaggtcactctggtgggcactcgtatcacaatatagataaccctttttaggttctaatgacttggaatagctagcagtaaatacctgaaactgccaaatcACAACTCAGAACCCTTGACTCTtttagacgattgtataaaaatgtagcttatgagggggtgacatgtgattgggaaggccatgtggatcacactcccctttgtccagtgtatggacgggtgagtagaaaaatggtggcaaaaaaaaaaaaaaaaaaaagcacccagtgttcttctttactttaattgttctttttcactttaatttttattcttattactttttgtgtgtgtggtaatgaaaatgttcaaaaattaattttggtgatgaacacacaactatataatggtactgtgaacaactgattgtactctttgTAGTGCTACAtagtacgtgaatatatctcaataaaattgaattattaaaaaaaaaagatattgtgtataaggaaacaaagaaagaagccaACAAACAAAAAGGGAGTAAGTACATGTACCCAAAGTTAATAATGATTTTCCTTGCTGTGTGAATTTCTTGCTTTGTAATTTTTCACGTTTATTTGGTTAGAATATATTGacaattttaaattctatttaaatttttcaaagagatTCCTATTATTAGCATTACAATTACCAGTATGTATAATTAAGTACATTGAAAAATAAGGTGAActagatttataaatattttgggtATACATTGTTTCCTTTTATCTACAGGCAAGATGGAAAATCTCACAATCAAGTAATGCACATTGCCTTCATGGAAACTTGATTAACATACATGCATgttaaaatataagcaaatattaggaatacaggaaaaaaaaagcatagttATACTACAAGTGACTTTAAACAAATTTTGCTGAATTGTTCTCTGGTCATATGATAAGCTACTGAAAATTCATGGAGGTGGTGCCAAGGGAATTCTCCAGAGAGCAATTTGAAGGTATTGGGTGCCTCAGCGGGAAAGGGGGCATCAAGATGTGGGAAGTGCAAAGAAAGTGGAGAAGATCTCCAATCTGGTCTCTTCTGCACTTAATTGGGAACCAATTTGTATCCTCATATTTTGGAAAACAACACAAATTCCTTTCATTCTCAAGTCCAAACATTGCACTTTATTGTAGTTTCTGGATAGAACTTCCATCCTCCAATGAAGACCCAAGCAACTATTAGTTTAGAGAACAAAGTGAGCACAGATTATTAAGGCAAACAGATGTTCTGCATTGCTCGGCTGGTCCGGACTTCTACTTCTGGTCCTTCCCCTCTCTGATCCTGTTGCTTGTCACTGAAATCTGCTCTTTTTCTCCTCAAACTATGTCTTCTCCTATTTTATCCTAATATCACActcaaaaacacaaaaatatttctgttaaattgTCTGTTTTATGAAATCATAAATCACAGTCTTGATATGTCCTTACATTTTACTTTCTGAATGATTTTAGAAACTGGCTTTCTGTGGATCTCCCCAGTGGATCCTTCTCTTTCTTGGCTGTCCTATCTCCTCTGGGTGCTCCCATCAATGCTAGGCCTAGATCTCTCAAAGACCAAATATCTCAGTTAGTAACTTGTACCTCCCTCCATTCCAAACTTCTCACCTTCCCCAGACACGTTAGCAACAGCCATGCTCTATGTTCCCTTCTCTGACAATGTTTGGTGATTTCATTCCATGTGGTTCACTGTTCTGCATAGCAAACACAAACAACATGGTATAAGAAGATCCATTAATGCAGTCAAAAAACTATCAAAGGCAAATGGTTGAATTCACATGGTTATTTGATGATTTCTCCTGCTACTAAGACAGAATAAAACTGAGCCATCCTTTTCTAAATCACCCTAATAGATCTCTGAATTGTTAAAAGACCTCTCTGCATACAATATCAGGAGCAATAAGGAAATTCTCTTATTGTCAACACAACAGTTATCTTGATGTAGCAAACAAATTACTCCTCATGGTCTGTGTGTTATTAGCTATTAGTGGAGATATTTTCTCAAGGTCCTTTTCACAGCTGCTTGCACCTCATTGTTTTTCAGGCTATAGATGATGGGATTCACTAAAGGAGTAACCACACTGTACTGTACAGAGAACACTAATTCCAATGGTGAACCTGAGGTTGGCATGAGGTAGCGCAAGAAAGCTGAGCCATACAACAGAAGGACTGTAgtgaggtgggaggagcaggtggagaaggctttgctTCTACCTGAGGAGGAGCTGATGCTCACGATGGTGGAGACAATTCGGGCATAAGAGTATAAGATCAGGAAACTTGTTCCCAGTCCAGAGATGAGGCTGGAGCTGAGCAAGACAGTAAAACTGGTGGAGACATCAGAGCAGGATAGACGGAAGAGAGAGGGCAGCTCACAGTTATAGTGAGGGATAGAATCATCAACACAGAAGTCCAAGTTTATAGCCGGAAGGATGTTGAGAAGTGCGATTAGAAAGCCCAGGCTCCAGGATCCCCACACTAGCCCCTTACACAGCTCATTGCTCATCATCTGTCCATAGACTAGAGGGTGGCAGATGGCAAcaaagcggtcataggccatcactgaGAGCAGGCAGGCTTCAGTGGCTCCACTCTCAAACAAAAAGAAGACTTGAGCCAGGCAGCCATTCACAGAGATGGTTTTCTTCTGAGACAACAGATTCTGCAGCAGCTTCGGCACTGTgacagaagaaaagcaaaagtcCAGGAAAGAGAGGTGActcaggaagaagtacatggggatGTCGAGGTGAGAATCTGCTTTGATCACCACCAGCATCATCAGGTTCCCTGTCAAAGTCAGGAGGTAAATTTCCAAAAATAGCACAAAGAAGAAAGCTTGGAAGTGTGGGGCAGCAGACAGACCAAGGAGGATGAACTCACTGATGGTGCTGTGGTTCACCAAggccatttagaaaaaaatttgtctagaaataaaaataggagAAAACATGAAATCTCTTGACCATACTCAATTATCGAATGATGGGAGTCTTCATCTCAACTAGTTTATGTTTCGTATATGCCCTGAttgattcttttttatcttcCTGGGGTAATAAACCCTGGATCAACCCTGCACATTGATCTTCTTTCTTAGAGACTGCGTATGAAATTCACAATTTTCCCAATATCTTAATCATTGTAAACTTCTTTTGTCTTGAACAGAAACTGTGCTTTGCAATATTCCCTAACCTTAGTAGATTCTAGTGGAATTCCTGGAGAGGATGGTCCAAAACAGGTGTTTTCTCTTACTCAATTTTTACTCCCATTCAAGTCCTTTATAAGGTGTATACTATTAAAGATATTTTTGCCTTCATTTAGCTTATAACATGGTACTTTCATATGTGGTTCCGATTTCCACTCTGGGCCAAAATTGAAAGGTATAGCCATgggcatgtgtgcacacatatgtCTACATTTCCTTGTGTTTCTATGTTAGACGATGGGAAGAAATAATGGAGGAGAATGCTAAATCCATTTTGCAGAAGAAAAAAGTGAGCATCAGAGGTAATTTAACGTCTAAATTACCAATTTGAAGATTCAGGGTATGTCTCCACTATGTAGAGCACTTAGACAAGAGAACTTCCTACCAAACGGAGTCTTCCAATCAAGTCTTGGCAGTGATTATACTCTATAATTGTTCACATCCAGAACATTCAGAACAGTGGAAGGAAGTGCCCATAGTGGAACCCCAATGAAAAAGGAAACCATGAAGTGACTACTACATTCTGTATGGCTAATGTTTGAGGGTACAGACTCCAGATATACAAGTTTGATAAAGACCCAACAGTAACGGGAAATgtaggggaaagagaaaaaatgctgtgtgtgtgtgtgtgtgtgtgtgtgtgtgtgtgtgtgtgtgtatgtgtgtagcaACTGTGGATATTCTGGTAGTGGACCTGACTTGTGCTCATTCAGCTCATCCAGCTGATGCATCATCTTACACCCACTAGGCAATTTTAACTCTacaggaaaaattatttaatctcaTCAAGTCCAATATACAacttttcatccattcatttgccTGTCCATCTcaacatttattcaataatttatcCATGGTCCTTTGttctattcattcattaattttataaGTCAACTATTCTATTCATaatccttctttccttttattaattCTTCCACCACCTATCCAGCCACAAGCTCATTGATTCAGAAAACAAATGTTCACAAATTATCTGCTAAATGCAAGAATATGCTAGGATTGATAGGAAGATGACCATGTATTTAATGCTGTAGAGCAGCTAAATCAataatagttttttttatttatagattttattgCATACCTGCCCATCATTCAGGTAATTCAGTATTTAATTATCTTCTTTGATTTTCCTCAAATCTAGCTTGAACACTGTTCCATGACTATACACTGAGTGTAGCTTTTTATGAACCTCCCTACCTGGTGTTGTAGGTCTTTACAGTGTTCTGACAATATCCTTTGACCTCATAACCTGCCCTGTATTCTCTTTGTCCTGATATCACAGAGTCTGTTATTGTCAGTGTTGCTCAAATGACTCACAATAACAAGTGAATCCTGCAGTGCCATCTGCCTTTCCAGGCCTTGTCATTTCTGATTGCCACGCAGTGCTAATATTTACAGAAATTCCCAGACTATGTGCCCTACTTGGATTCAGTTTATGTCCTCTTATATTCAGTTCACTTCTTAGTTCTGCCTGATAGACTAATATGTAATAAGGACAGCACAAATCAGTTCACACCAGAAATGAGGAGAGTAACCTGAtgcaaaaaaatcaattcaagttTCTCTCTTATTTTGCATTTGTTACATCATTTTGGAAGTAAACAATTTCTCTACTATCTAGAATagcaaaattaaataattgattaattaattaagggTACTCTTCAAAAATATGAACAATTCTGCATTTGGAATTTTTTGATCGTTATGCAGATACTTGCTTTAATTGttccatatttatttttagtcCACCCTGTGTTCACTTACATATTTATAGGTAAAACAGTATCTGATAATTACACTGAAGTTTGAGTGAAGGAGCTGGCATCCAAAATGTTTGGAGAAGAGCGATCAAGGCAGAAGTTAGCTTAGGGTGATTTCATAATGGGAAATTGGCCTATCAGTTTTCAATGGATGGCAATACAGGAGacttctcaaatattcttccaaCATATAGCACTGTCCACCAGTCTACATATCAGTAGAATGTTgaaattttgagttattttaagACTCATCCAATTCAATGTTTTATGGTTTATTCCACTGGAATGGCAATGTGTTTAAGCATAAGGAAACACTTCAAAGCAGTAATAATAACATCTTTAGATGAATTGGATGATGAATATGAGGATGATAATGGTAATGGTGATGGACATGGTGCTAATAATGAAGAAGATAATGCTAGATACCATAcaagcactttatatatattaataaaggtaTTTCTCATAAATATCCAATGGGAATGTGTCTATTTTatactttgctttttaaaaaaaactgataagGAATGAGGCTGAGATTGGTTAGGAAACTTTCCAAGGTCAAACTTGAGCCCACAGTTCAGCATATTCTTTAACACATCCTTTCCAAGGGGACAAGCATCTTGGAAGCATTCCTTGAGAAAGAGATGTATAAAATAGAGTTATtgagcagttccagggttccacagGCTGGGCAGGGACCTCTACACTCAGAGTGTGTGTGTACTTAGAGAaccaagagactgcatttaaaaCAGCTGTGTTTGGCCCAGAATGGCCCCGGGGAGTGGGCAGTTGGAGTCAGCAGATGAGCACAGAGGAGAGCAGTCAGATGGGTACaaccttccatgccctgggcaccctcctcagcacttggcttgggTGATAACCCCTCTCAGATCCACGACCAGGAGTGCCCATgacagggactggcagttggagcagAAAGATGGGCatggaagggggcagctttccacaccccatacagccatctttgcagtcTGGGGAGATGATCCTTCACAGTCCCATGGCTGAGAGCTTTGTTGAGGGAATTCAGGGTTCAGcaggcttgtgacagcatccattTTTACTCCACGGAAGACCATGGTGTGCACAGcatagaggcaggggtgccacatggATGTGCCAggcctcccccaatcccagggacatATGGGCATATGGCAGACAGGGAtggtggggcatttgagctggaaagtGAGACACACAGCTCTGCAGGCCCAGAGTAttccacccacagccccaggaatggccaggaccactgtgtaCTGGAGCAGATTCCCTCCCAAAAAAGTAGATTGTATgctcccacccacagggctggcagcacCCAGTGCACACAAAAAATTGGTGCACTGTTGTACTTCCACATGCTTTGGACACCCACTCGGTGCATGGATTAAGTTGGGAGAGAACtagcttgagggtaagaggtggatcaagaatgccatctgctgatagatcagggaaagtgcactccaccaagctgtagttctgccaaattatagataaatgttcaaataatcctgcacatcctaaaagaaccatatcaagataagcaaatgccaaaaggccaaaagcaacagaaaattgtaaagcatatgaagaaaccagaagatatagataactcaaatgtccaaattaaaaagccagaggagatacagaacttggagtAATTattcaaagaagtacacacaaacatcagtgtcatagctaaggatataaaagacatgaagaagatcccagaagagcataaagaagaatttgcaaaattaaataaaaaataacagatcttatggaaataaaagacactgttgatcaaattaaaaatattcttgaggcACATAACAAATTTGAAGTCATagagaataaattaatgaactcaaacattaataaattaatgaacaTCAAAGACAAGatgatggaatgtgaaagcacaaaagaatgaatggtgaaaaaaaattttgaaatgggtctcagggaaatgatgaataATATtaagcacagaaataaaagagtcattggtgttccagaagataaagagaagagtaaagggctaggaaaagtatttgaagatattgttggagaaaacttcccaacccttctaagcaacaaaaatatgcaaatcaacAATGctaaacaaactccaaatagaataaatccaaataaacccactctgagacatactctgatcagactgtgaaatgctgaagagaatgagaaagttCTCAAAGCAAGAAGGGAGAAgggattcaccacatacaagggaaacaacatatgactaagtactgactactcagcaggcaccatgaagacaagaagtcagtggaatgacatatttaaaattctgaaagaggaaacttgccagccaagaattctttatacagcatagctctccttcaaaattgagggagagattaaaatctacacagaaacacaaaagctgagagaagttGTTAAcaatagacctgccctacaggaaatatcaAAGGGAGCTCTATCAACTGagatagaagacaggagagagaggcctggagaagggcacaggaTAGAAGAGTACCAGTAaggataaattaaagaaaataaaaggagagaggaaaaaaatagatctgacaaataaaaaccaaaggatgtgatggctgattcaagaactgacttcacagtaataacattgaaaatgaatggattaaactcccccaattaaaagatacactTCGGCAGAATGGAGTAAaatatatgaaccatcaatatgctatttacaagagaatcatcttagacccagcaacacaaagagattgaaagtgaaaggacagaaaaaaatattccatgcaagttacagccaaaagaaagcagggggagcaatgctaatatcagataatatAGATTTTGAAAGCAAGGATGAATTTATgtgtcatccttgtgcaggggTCATGCTAATGCAAAGatagtttctcagaaaactagatatagaattaccctatgatcctcAAATTCCACTTCTCAGCACATagccagaagatttgaaagcagtgacatgaacagatatttgtacatagcaacattgttcacaattgccaagagatggaaacaatccaagtgcccttcAAAAGATAACTGCATtagcaaaatgtggcatatacatacaatggaatactatgcagcagtaagaagcaacaaggtcctgaaacatgtggcAACCTGGGTGAAcactgaagatataattctgagtgaaataagtcagatacaatgttgagatattgtatgttgccacttgtgtgaactctctgaacaatgtaaaatcaatgtcctataatatagaatattgggaacctagtgatagacagtagcaaGTGAGGGGGAGTGATAATAAAATAtgctcagatatgttaatgatggggagttcaaaggtatggtaatagataggggtgatgattgtttgttaattgGCTTATAAGTATCACGgctgcattgaaggcaaataggattgaaaggggttatttaaaggcatgtttccacCAGGTCAGCACCACAATTATAcacaggtgcttgcatgatatactgcTAAGGGATGTCACTAGCACAGAGGgttgaaaacagaagggtatataggaaaaatctacatgttgcatactagggattataattaatagaaatactACACTAGTACTACATGAAAACTAGGGACAATAATTAAGAGCTGACAAGAGCTACGAGAAGTTTTGGGtcataaaaattgtttaaaatggagagtgataaatgattgtacaactaagtgatgataatgtaagatatggttggattattgtggacataaaaTATGTTATATGAATTTAGGAATCCTATACTTTTTAAGTTAAGCCCTTgttcttgaggcttgctcaggtgaaacttgtGGTTCTAAAGGGGAGGCTAAggccacctataattatgcctaggagacacctccagagaacctcttttgtcgctcaaatgtggactttctctctctaagcccaactctgcaaataaattcatcaccttccccccAATGTTGGACAGgatcccccagatgaatgagtcttcctggtgacgtgggacatggattctgggaatgaccCTGACCCCAGCAtcaagggactgagaatgcctttttgaccaaaagggggtaaagaaaggcaacaaaataagatttaagtggctgagagaattcaaatagaaacAAGAGGCTGTCCTgcaggttattcctatgcaagcttcacctagatacgCCAAATGACCACAGGGTATtgagcccaaatcaacagtattccccaaaaccttaaagaatacccagatccctatctgagactctgtaaaagtttcactcactaagtttattcatcagaaacttaaatccttcagagaacccATATGCTAGCTAAGTCACCAAACCCAGAAGCAAAaacttcttcaagaacatcaactggatgtgtcccctttgctcataaagttgataccccttttccacatgaagaagttaggttggtcactgtctatacatccctgaagatcagaaagtgattaaaccagaggaagatgtagcaacagacaagatggaatttaacaaaggattatgaatactgaaacttcatataatttttttcttagttgctagggtattagaattgctggaaggaaagaattgaaatggtggaattgtaacacatagcatcctttgaaatttttctataattagttgttaaattataatttgaaagctatcacctttttgtatgtatatttcacaataaggaaataactgaaactatggtactataactcataacaacttaggaaatttcctatataactacttgttaaatcatactttgaaagatattaatgTTTTTGGTATAagatatatttcacattaaggaaataactgaaactctggaatgttaacttaaaatattctttgaaatttcttctctaattattaaattgcatttggaaagttatcacttctatgtatatatgttatattctacaataaaaacatgtttataaagaaataaagaaaaggaaaagagtttgcaaaaaaaaaaaaagtgcaaggatgtcataagagaccaagaaggacactatatactgataaaagggacaattaaccTAGAAGAaaaagcaatcataaatgtttatgcacccaatcagggtgctccaaaaaacatgaaacaaacattggcaaaactgaaggaagcaatagatgatTCCAAAATAATcttggaagacttcaatacatcactttctcctatagatagatcaaccagacaaaagaccaataaggaaattgagaacctaaacaatagaataaatgaattagattacCAGAAATATAAAGAGCATTACCTCACcattaccaggatatatattcttgtGTAGTGCTaatggaaatttctccaggatagatgatatgctggggcataaaacaagcctgaataaatttaaaagattgaaattattcaaggtacattctctgatcacagtggaacgtaactagaagtcaataaccatgaaagatctagaacattcacaaatatctggaggttaaacaatacacacctaaacaatcagtgggtcaaagaagaaattgaaagagaaattattaaatatgtaGAGAATAGTTGAAATTAgcacacaacatatcaaaacttatggggtgctcAAAAGcttattgagagggaaatttatagctctaaatgcatgcattgcaaaggaagaaacaggtaaaatcaaataactaatggaacaactgaagaagctagaaaatgaataacaATCTAatactaaagcaagtagaagtaaagaaataacaaggattatagcagaaatatactatatagagaaaaaaatagaaagaataaataaaactacaagTTGACTCTtttagaaaatcaacaagattgacaaacccttagctagaaggacaaagtcaaaaagagagaatactaaataaacaaagtaataaatgagaggaggacattactgtggatcttgcagaaaataaaaaaaaaatcataagagaatactatggaaaagtgtatgccaacaaactagacaatttaaaggaaatgaataatttcctggaaacacatgaccaacctagactgaccagagaagaacagaaggcctcaacaaaccaatcataagcaaagagatccaatcagtcatcaaaaagcatcccacaaataaatgcccagggccagatggcttcaaggggaattctatcaaacttttcaaaaagaactgacaccattcctactcaaactcttaaaaaattgaagaaagtgaaacactacctaattcattttatgaagtcaacatcattctaatatgaaaaccagataaagatgctataataaaggaaagcaacaatctccctaatgaatatagatgtaaaaattctcagaaaaatacttgcaaattgaatccaaagacacatttaaaaaatcatacaccatgaccaagtgtggttcatcccagatatgcaagggtggttcaacataagaaaatcaatcaatgtaatacaacacattaacaaacaaaatggaaaagtcaaatgctatcatctcaatagatgctgaaagatcatttgacaaaattcatcatcctttttcgataaaaacacttcaaaaggtaggcatgacagaaacttcctcaatatgataaagggcacataagTAAAACCCActgccagcatagtactcaatggtgagtgactgaaaaccttcctcctaagatcaggaacaacacaaggatgcctgctgtcaccactattattcaacattgtgctagaagctctagccagagcaatccagcaagataaaggaataaaaggaatCTAAACTgtaaaggaagaggtaaaactgccattatttacAGATaaga
Above is a window of Choloepus didactylus isolate mChoDid1 chromosome 8, mChoDid1.pri, whole genome shotgun sequence DNA encoding:
- the LOC119541572 gene encoding olfactory receptor 8S1-like encodes the protein MALVNHSTISEFILLGLSAAPHFQAFFFVLFLEIYLLTLTGNLMMLVVIKADSHLDIPMYFFLSHLSFLDFCFSSVTVPKLLQNLLSQKKTISVNGCLAQVFFLFESGATEACLLSVMAYDRFVAICHPLVYGQMMSNELCKGLVWGSWSLGFLIALLNILPAINLDFCVDDSIPHYNCELPSLFRLSCSDVSTSFTVLLSSSLISGLGTSFLILYSYARIVSTIVSISSSSGRSKAFSTCSSHLTTVLLLYGSAFLRYLMPTSGSPLELVFSVQYSVVTPLVNPIIYSLKNNEVQAAVKRTLRKYLH